A DNA window from Anoplolepis gracilipes chromosome 13, ASM4749672v1, whole genome shotgun sequence contains the following coding sequences:
- the LOC140672833 gene encoding cytochrome P450 6k1-like, whose translation MALITAYWSLDGILVLMTLIITTYFYMTRKFNYWKKRNVFEIPPTPFLGNFSDCLLLKKSAGYLLKDIYDKAKGLPYIGFYVLDKPFLLIRDRKVIKNILVKDFNYFVDRYGSPDPNDRLGYANLFFIKNPAWKMLRTKLTPVFTSGKLKQMFELMLECTKNLDTYLESLKAEGTRKEIDVKDLFAKFSTDIIGCTAYGLNVNSLINPNAEFRKYGKMIFDFGYIRGFEVLSMFFFPNIVRLAGFKTFAKESSIFLRKAFWETMTERMQSGIKRNDLIDILIELKKTHSHHKFEGFKFDGDDLVAQAAIFFTGGYETSATTIAFTLYEMAVQPEIQDKLRKEILDALNKNDNKITYDMVLTLPYLDMVVSETLRMYPTLTFLDRVTTETYKIPNSDLVLEKGTPIYISMLGTHFDPEYFPNPHKYDPERFNEENKRNRPSCVYFPFGEGPHQCIGIRLGLLQTKLGIINVLSKYEVTPSERTLIPMVINPKATTTSPLNGCLCLNIQRINTNAS comes from the exons ATGGCACTGATTACGGCTTACTGGAGTCTGGATGGCATATTAGTTCTAATGACTCTCATTATAACTACCTATTTTTATATGACTCGAAAATTCAACTATTGGAAGAAGCGGAACGTTTTCGAAATACCACCGACGCCATTCTTGGGCAATTTTTCGGATTGCTTGTTGTTAAAGAAATCTGCAGGATATTTGCTCAAAGATATTTACGATAAAGCGAAAGGATTACCTTACATTGGCTTCTACGTTTTAGACAAGCCCTTTTTGTTGATTCGCGATCGGAAAGTCATCAAAAATATCTTAGTAAAGGACTTTAATTACTTTGTTGATCGATATGGCTCGCCCGATCCGAATGATCGTTTGGGTTACGCCAATTTATTCTTCATAAAAAATCCAGCCTGGAAAATGTTACGGACAAAGTTGACGCCAGTCTTCACGTCCGGCAAGCTAAAGCAAATGTTCGAGTTGATGTTGGAATGTACTAAGAATCTAGACACATATTTAGAATCTTTGAAGGCGGAGG GTACAAGAAAAGAGATAGACGTAAAAGACTTATTCGCCAAATTTAGCACGGATATAATAGGCTGCACCGCGTACGGACTCAATGTAAACTCGTTAATCAATCCGAACGCTGAATTCCGAAAGTATGGTAAAATGATCTTCGATTTTGGCTATATACGCGGTTTCGAGGTGCTGTCGATGTTTTTCTTCCCAAATATAGTTCGTTTGGCTGGTTTTAAGACGTTCGCCAAAGAATCCAGCATTTTCTTACGCAAAGCCTTCTGGGAGACAATGACTGAACGCATGCAATCTGGCATAAAACGAAACGATCTTATAGATATTCTTATCGAACTAAAGAAGACTCACAGTCATCATAAGTTCGAGGGATTCA aatttgatGGTGACGATTTAGTAGCACAAGCAGCCATTTTTTTCACCGGCGGTTATGAAACATCTGCGACGACAATAGCTTTCACTTTGTACGAAATGGCAGTACAACCAGAAATTCAGGATAAACTTAGGAAGGAGATTCTTGATGCGCTGAATAAAAACGATAACAAGATCACATATGATATG GTATTGACACTACCATATCTGGACATGGTTGTGTCTGAAACATTGAGAATGTATCCGACGTTAACGTTCTTGGATCGCGTGACAACGGAGACCTACAAAATACCGAATTCTGATTTAGTTCTCGAAAAGGGTACGCCGATTTATATATCGATGCTTGGCACGCACTTTGATCCAGAATATTTTCCCAATCCTCATAAGTATGATCCGGAACGATTCAACGAAGAGAACAAACGTAATAGACCGTCATGCGTATACTTCCCATTCGGGGAAGGCCCGCACCAATGCATAG GTATTCGTTTAGGATTATTGCAAACGAAACTtggaattattaatgttttgagCAAATACGAAGTGACGCCGAGCGAAAGGACTTTGATACCAATGGTGATTAATCCAAAAGCTACTACAACATCACCATTAAATGGCTGTCTGTGCCTCAACATCCAAAGAATTAATACCAACGctagttaa